The genomic DNA TCTGTTACAGCAAGTGCCGGCGGTGAGTCTATAATGACCATGTCATAGTGATCAGTGACCATCTTCATAAACAGATTCATCTTCTTTGATGACAATAATTCTGAAGGGTTCGGCGGGATTGGTCCCGATGTGATAACATCAAGATTTTCAATTCCTGACTCTCTCGTTACTTCATTTAATGGCAGTTCGTTAATGATTGCTGTCGATAGTCCGCGAACATTTTGCATTTCAAACGTGTAGTGTGTTGTCGGCCGTCTTAAATCGCCGTCAATCAGCAATGTATTCTTACCTGCCTGTGCATAAGCGACAGCCACGTTTGCTGCAACAGTTGATTTACCGGCATTTGGTGTTGCTGATGTAAAAAGCACGGATTTTACAGGATTATCAATGTTAGAATATGTAATATTTGTTCTGATGGTTCTAAAATGCTCACTGACCGGCGATTTCGGTTTTCTGTCAACGACAAGTTCCCTCGGTCCTGATTGGAATTTCCTATGATTCTTTTTACCAAACATATTAAATCCTCCCTACTTTTTAAACTTCGCTACTGTACCAAGTACAGGCAAGTCCAGATATTTTTGTACATCTTCTTCTGTTGTTACACGCTTATCCATAAACGCTCTCAGGAAGGCAATGCCTAAACCAACAAGCAGTCCTAAAATTAAACCAATTGCGATATTAATCACCGGCTGCGGTGATACCGGTGATGGGTTGTTTCCAACATCAGCAGCTGCAAGTACCGATACGTTATCCACATTCATTACTTCAGGCACAGTACTTTGGAATACTGAAGCCACTTCATTGGCAATGTTCTGAGCATTTTGTGCAGATGGATCTGTGACTGTGACTGTCAGCACTTGTGACTGATCTTGGTTAGTCACTTCAATTTTATTTGAAATCGCTGCTGATGTTTCATCTAAGTCTAAATTACTTACTACATCATCCAGCACTGTCGGACTTTTTATAATGTCCCTGTATGTATTAATTAATTGCAGACTCGCCTGAATGTCCTGGTTATTGACCATTTCAGTATCCTGCGCCTGACTGACTAAAATCTGAGTTTTAGCCTCGTACTGCGGTGTCATTAGAAAAATCGTTCCGTAAGCTGCGATACAGCCAAACAACAGTGTCATAATTGCAATCATTAAAAAATTCTTTTTAATGACGTCTAAAATATCTTCCAAATTCAATGTTTCTTCCATAACAGCCTCCAACATTTCTACTTTCTTTTCTTAAAGCACTTTTAAAACAAAAAAGACTAAAATAAGTGATTCTTTATTATATATAATTAATTAGAATATGAACTAAGTATATAGCTAAAATGAGTAAAAAGGAACAACATTTCTCATTTTCATGTAACCTTTAACGAAAATTTTACAAAACGCGCAGTATTCTCTCTTTATTCTCATATTAAAAAAGCAATCCTAATGAAAATTCATTACGATTGCCTGCTTTACTTATTCTGCTGTCGTGTCCGCTTCACTCTCATCTGTGTCTATGCCGCTGCTGTTTAAAAATTCTTTTAAAGCAGCATTATTCGCTTCGAAGTCCATATCAATCACATTCCCTGTATGACTCGTATCCATAAACTGATACGTATTCTCCAGCGGCAGTGTCATCGTTGCGATATCTTTATCTCCTCTGATCATAAAACTCATAATCATACGGTACATTTCTTTATTCGGCATTGAAGTATCCACATATCCCATACCAGTACCCAGTATCTTAGGCAGCTTCACAATACCACCGATACTGATAACTTCATCCTGTATTGCTGAAAGCACTTGCTGCTGACGGCGCACACGGCCGAAGTCACCTTCTTCATCATTACGGAAACGTGCATAAGCGAGCAGATCTTTACCGTTCAGCTGCTGTACACCTTGTTTTAAGACTGTATCAATTTTCTCTGACATATCTTTTTCTACATCTATTGTAATACCATCCGGATTGATAACATTCACTGTTTCTATAAAGGCATCGTAATCCACTGTGACATACTCTTCTATATTAATATCAAAATTATGCGCCATGACTTCACGCAGCAGTTCTACCCCGCCTAGTGAATACACCGCATTAATTTTATAACTCTGATAACCAGGTATCTCTACGTAAATATCTCGCATGACCGATACCAGTTTCATTTCTTTCTGCATATAATCATACTGGCCAATCATAATGACGTCAGTACGTTCTGCACCTTCGTCCATCCGGTCTTTACCAATAATCATCATCGTCTTCTTACCATCATGATTGTCTACAGGATTAAACTCCTCACCTGTCGGTTCCACACCATTTTCAGCTGCGATATTCAATCCTGATCTGTAACTGAAAATTATATATAGTATTAAAATGCTTATAAATGCAATGATACCTAAAACTATAAATCCTCTTTTTCTAACCCGTGTTTTCTTAACGGTATGATACTCTTCTTTATCTGTCCTTCTCATTGTCTCTCTGTCCATTGCAATGCCCCTAAATTTTTCTTAAGAACTCATTGTACGCTTTCTTAAATTTTTTATAAAGTCAAAACCTATCTATAGTAGAAAGAAGGTATTCGATTCACATTTAATGTAATACTCTTTACCGTTAAGTTTGTTTTAAAGACCCTGTTATTGATATATTGAAAGTATCAGTTAGGAGATGTTAAACATGGCTAACCTTGACAAGAAAGAGCAGAAACGCATCGATGCACACGAAAAAAATATAGAAAACTCCAAGGAGAAAATATGGAAGTA from Jeotgalicoccus saudimassiliensis includes the following:
- a CDS encoding CpsD/CapB family tyrosine-protein kinase; this translates as MFGKKNHRKFQSGPRELVVDRKPKSPVSEHFRTIRTNITYSNIDNPVKSVLFTSATPNAGKSTVAANVAVAYAQAGKNTLLIDGDLRRPTTHYTFEMQNVRGLSTAIINELPLNEVTRESGIENLDVITSGPIPPNPSELLSSKKMNLFMKMVTDHYDMVIIDSPPALAVTDSQVLSQLTDATILVTNVDDNNRDSILQAKELMEKADANIIGVVLNNKKMDNKKDSYYYYYGSE
- a CDS encoding YveK family protein, which gives rise to MEETLNLEDILDVIKKNFLMIAIMTLLFGCIAAYGTIFLMTPQYEAKTQILVSQAQDTEMVNNQDIQASLQLINTYRDIIKSPTVLDDVVSNLDLDETSAAISNKIEVTNQDQSQVLTVTVTDPSAQNAQNIANEVASVFQSTVPEVMNVDNVSVLAAADVGNNPSPVSPQPVINIAIGLILGLLVGLGIAFLRAFMDKRVTTEEDVQKYLDLPVLGTVAKFKK
- a CDS encoding LCP family protein, whose product is MDRETMRRTDKEEYHTVKKTRVRKRGFIVLGIIAFISILILYIIFSYRSGLNIAAENGVEPTGEEFNPVDNHDGKKTMMIIGKDRMDEGAERTDVIMIGQYDYMQKEMKLVSVMRDIYVEIPGYQSYKINAVYSLGGVELLREVMAHNFDINIEEYVTVDYDAFIETVNVINPDGITIDVEKDMSEKIDTVLKQGVQQLNGKDLLAYARFRNDEEGDFGRVRRQQQVLSAIQDEVISIGGIVKLPKILGTGMGYVDTSMPNKEMYRMIMSFMIRGDKDIATMTLPLENTYQFMDTSHTGNVIDMDFEANNAALKEFLNSSGIDTDESEADTTAE